One window from the genome of Pseudonocardia hierapolitana encodes:
- a CDS encoding aldo/keto reductase, with protein sequence MSQVPNIRLNNGVQIPQFGFGVFQVEPARTAEVVRTALDAGYRHIDTAQGYGNEEGVGKAVRESGLAREEVFVTTKLINNRHGHDEAIAALDESLQKLGLDFVDLYLIHWPRPHADRYVETWRAFEKILSDGTFNSKARSIGVSNFQVPHLERLAAETGTVPAVNQIELHPLLAQRELQAYHREHGIATEAWSPIGKGGDLLRDERVVALAEKYGRSPAQIVLRWHIQQDNIVFPKSVTPSRIRENIDVFDFELSPDDIATIDELDSGTRLGPDPDTFG encoded by the coding sequence ATGTCGCAGGTACCGAACATCCGCCTCAACAACGGAGTGCAGATCCCGCAGTTCGGGTTCGGCGTCTTCCAGGTCGAACCGGCCAGGACGGCCGAGGTCGTGCGCACGGCCCTCGACGCCGGCTACCGGCACATCGACACGGCTCAGGGCTACGGCAACGAGGAGGGCGTCGGGAAGGCGGTCCGGGAGTCCGGGTTGGCGCGCGAGGAGGTGTTCGTCACCACCAAGCTCATCAACAACCGGCACGGTCACGACGAGGCCATCGCCGCGCTCGACGAGAGCCTGCAGAAGCTGGGCCTCGACTTCGTCGACCTCTACCTGATCCACTGGCCGCGGCCGCACGCCGACCGTTACGTCGAGACGTGGCGCGCGTTCGAGAAGATCCTCTCCGACGGCACCTTCAATTCAAAGGCCCGCTCGATCGGCGTGTCGAACTTCCAGGTGCCGCACCTGGAGCGGCTGGCGGCCGAGACCGGCACCGTGCCCGCCGTGAACCAGATCGAGCTGCACCCGCTGCTCGCGCAGCGCGAGCTGCAGGCCTACCACCGCGAGCACGGGATCGCGACGGAGGCGTGGAGCCCGATCGGCAAGGGCGGCGACCTCCTGCGGGACGAGCGGGTCGTCGCGCTCGCGGAGAAGTACGGCAGGAGCCCGGCGCAGATCGTGCTGCGCTGGCACATCCAGCAGGACAACATCGTCTTCCCGAAGTCGGTCACGCCGTCGCGGATCCGGGAGAACATCGACGTGTTCGACTTCGAGCTGAGCCCCGACGACATCGCCACCATCGACGAGCTCGACTCCGGAACCCGCCTCGGGCCCGATCCCGACACCTTCGGCTGA
- a CDS encoding TetR/AcrR family transcriptional regulator: MDARTRLLDAAKQLVWDRGVEATSPNMVLARSGVGQGSLYHHFGSKAAWAEAAITALAADLTAETDELFSAHPTGVEQLRAYLTRPRPALDGCRLGRLAFDPEIRADDALRAPISAYFEHLRALLRPAVHATGVDDTDGVVEAICAVVQGGYVTSRLSDDPDALDRACRGLLTLLGIPPH, encoded by the coding sequence GTGGATGCGCGAACCAGGCTGCTCGACGCCGCGAAACAGCTCGTGTGGGACCGCGGCGTCGAGGCCACCAGCCCGAACATGGTCCTGGCCCGCAGCGGCGTCGGGCAGGGCAGCCTCTACCACCACTTCGGGTCGAAAGCGGCGTGGGCCGAGGCGGCGATCACGGCGCTCGCCGCGGACCTCACGGCCGAGACCGACGAGCTGTTCTCCGCGCACCCCACCGGCGTCGAGCAGCTACGGGCCTACCTGACCCGCCCCCGACCGGCGCTCGACGGTTGCCGGCTCGGCCGGCTCGCGTTCGACCCCGAGATCCGGGCCGACGACGCGCTCAGGGCCCCCATCAGCGCCTACTTCGAGCACCTGCGCGCACTGCTCCGGCCCGCGGTGCACGCCACCGGCGTCGACGACACCGACGGCGTCGTCGAGGCGATCTGCGCCGTCGTGCAGGGCGGCTACGTCACCTCCCGGCTCAGCGACGACCCGGACGCGCTCGACCGGGCCTGCCGCGGGCTGCTCACCCTGCTCGGGATCCCACCCCACTGA
- a CDS encoding patatin-like phospholipase family protein produces MGRALVLGGGGITGVAWELGMLCGLRERGIDLAGADLIVGTSAGAIVGTQLATGVDPEERYAAQLVPPDGEVAAALGSGTLVRLALAAVAGGRDPQRVRARIGRFALRARTGPASDRIAVIGRRLPVHEWPGRALRITAVDADTGEFVVLDRDSGAPLVEAVAASCAVPGVWAPVSTGGRRLVDGGLRSPANADLAAGYDRVVVLAPIVRAIGPMIGVGTQIAALRARGARVALVSPDAEALAAIGRNVLDPARRAAAARAGRAQAASAAAEVAEAWQRVGDGDRRYGRGRSG; encoded by the coding sequence ATGGGTCGGGCGCTCGTCCTCGGAGGCGGTGGGATCACCGGGGTGGCCTGGGAGCTCGGGATGCTGTGCGGCCTGCGTGAGCGCGGCATCGACCTCGCCGGTGCCGACCTGATCGTCGGCACGTCCGCGGGAGCGATCGTGGGAACGCAGCTCGCCACGGGCGTCGATCCCGAGGAGCGCTACGCCGCCCAGCTCGTACCGCCGGACGGTGAGGTCGCCGCCGCGCTCGGCTCGGGCACGTTGGTGCGGCTCGCCCTCGCCGCGGTGGCAGGCGGCCGGGACCCGCAGCGGGTGCGTGCGCGGATCGGCCGGTTCGCGCTCCGCGCGCGGACCGGCCCGGCGTCGGACCGGATCGCGGTGATCGGACGGCGGCTCCCGGTGCACGAGTGGCCAGGGCGGGCGCTGCGGATCACCGCGGTCGACGCCGACACGGGCGAGTTCGTCGTGCTCGACCGGGACTCCGGGGCGCCCCTCGTGGAGGCCGTGGCGGCGAGCTGCGCGGTCCCCGGCGTGTGGGCGCCCGTGAGCACCGGCGGGCGGCGGCTCGTCGACGGCGGCCTGCGCTCGCCCGCCAACGCCGACCTCGCCGCCGGGTACGACCGGGTGGTGGTGCTGGCGCCGATCGTGCGCGCGATCGGCCCCATGATCGGGGTCGGGACGCAGATCGCGGCGCTGCGGGCCCGGGGGGCACGGGTGGCTCTCGTCAGCCCCGACGCCGAGGCGCTGGCCGCGATCGGGCGCAACGTGTTGGACCCGGCACGCCGCGCCGCTGCGGCGCGCGCCGGGCGCGCCCAGGCCGCGAGCGCGGCCGCCGAGGTGGCCGAAGCGTGGCAACGAGTGGGTGACGGGGATCGCCGGTACGGCCGCGGACGCTCAGGGTAG